From Haloarcula sp. CBA1127, a single genomic window includes:
- a CDS encoding sugar phosphate nucleotidyltransferase has product MKAIVLAGGYATRLWPVTKHRPKMLLPVGETTVIDRILGELEEDDRITDVFVSTNQRFAGDFRDHIAASRFEKASLTVEETAEEDEKFGVVGALAQLVDREGLGDEDLLVIAGDNLISFDIAEFIDYFEQYDDPTLAAYDVGSLEKASSYGLIELDGEEVTDFQEKPDDPNSTLVSIACYAFPADAIRFDEYLEDGNNPDEPGWFIQWLVDDGPVRAFTFDDAWYDIGTPESYLEAVAWELDGDNVVAEDATIENTTLGENVHVLSGAEIVNSSLDGTIVFPDTTILDSDIRQSIIDRDTQVESLDLAGALIGAHTQLTNGD; this is encoded by the coding sequence ATGAAAGCGATTGTCCTCGCAGGCGGGTACGCCACCCGGCTCTGGCCTGTCACCAAGCACCGGCCCAAGATGCTGCTCCCTGTCGGTGAGACGACTGTCATCGACCGGATTCTCGGGGAATTAGAGGAGGACGATCGCATCACTGACGTGTTCGTCAGTACGAACCAGCGATTTGCCGGCGATTTCCGAGACCACATCGCCGCGAGTCGCTTCGAGAAAGCGTCCCTGACCGTCGAGGAAACTGCCGAGGAAGACGAGAAGTTCGGCGTCGTCGGCGCGCTCGCCCAACTGGTCGACCGGGAGGGACTCGGCGACGAGGACCTGCTGGTCATCGCCGGCGACAACCTCATCAGCTTCGACATCGCCGAGTTCATCGACTACTTCGAGCAGTACGACGACCCCACGCTCGCCGCCTACGATGTCGGGTCCCTGGAAAAGGCCAGCTCCTACGGCCTCATAGAACTCGACGGCGAGGAGGTCACGGATTTCCAGGAGAAGCCCGACGACCCCAACAGCACGCTCGTCTCGATTGCCTGCTACGCGTTCCCAGCCGATGCGATACGCTTCGACGAGTACCTCGAAGACGGGAACAATCCGGACGAACCGGGCTGGTTCATCCAGTGGCTCGTCGATGACGGGCCGGTCCGTGCGTTCACGTTTGACGACGCCTGGTACGACATCGGGACGCCCGAGAGCTATCTGGAGGCCGTCGCGTGGGAACTGGACGGGGACAACGTCGTTGCGGAGGACGCTACCATCGAGAACACCACGCTCGGCGAGAACGTCCACGTCCTCTCGGGGGCCGAAATCGTCAACTCCAGCCTCGACGGTACCATCGTGTTCCCGGACACGACCATCCTCGATTCGGACATCCGACAGTCGATTATCGACCGGGATACGCAAGTCGAGAGTCTGGACCTCGCCGGTGCGCTCATTGGCGCGCACACGCAGTTGACGAACGGCGACTAG
- a CDS encoding diphthine--ammonia ligase, translated as MTDGAWVSLFSGGKDSSWALYRALERGHPVERLVTVHPEGDSYMYHVPATRLARLAAESIGIPLVEVEPDDFEADDVPDSGEQGDAELEPLEEALRELDGELDGGITGVTAGAVESEYQTTRIESMADRLEANVFAPLWQENPRDLADAMLDAGFEIQIIRVAAYGLDESWLGRTLDADALDELEALNDEYGVHILGEGGEFETLVTDGPHMDRRIELEYETQWDGSRGTVQIEDAWLA; from the coding sequence ATGACAGACGGCGCGTGGGTTTCGCTGTTCTCCGGCGGCAAAGACTCCTCGTGGGCGCTGTACCGGGCACTGGAACGGGGCCACCCCGTCGAACGCCTGGTGACGGTTCACCCGGAAGGCGATTCCTACATGTACCACGTTCCAGCGACCCGATTAGCCCGCCTAGCTGCCGAGAGCATCGGTATCCCACTGGTCGAGGTCGAACCTGATGACTTCGAGGCCGACGACGTGCCTGACTCGGGCGAGCAGGGCGACGCCGAACTCGAACCGCTGGAAGAAGCACTGCGTGAACTCGACGGTGAACTGGACGGTGGCATCACCGGCGTCACCGCAGGCGCTGTCGAAAGCGAGTACCAGACGACCCGCATCGAATCGATGGCCGACCGCCTCGAAGCCAACGTGTTCGCGCCGCTGTGGCAGGAAAACCCCCGCGACCTCGCTGACGCGATGCTCGACGCTGGCTTCGAGATACAGATTATCCGTGTTGCCGCCTACGGCCTCGACGAGTCCTGGCTGGGTCGCACGCTCGACGCCGACGCGCTCGACGAACTGGAGGCACTCAACGACGAGTACGGCGTCCACATCCTCGGCGAAGGTGGGGAGTTCGAAACGCTCGTCACCGACGGGCCACACATGGATCGCCGGATCGAATTGGAGTACGAGACGCAGTGGGACGGCAGTCGTGGGACGGTACAGATCGAAGACGCGTGGCTGGCGTAA
- a CDS encoding DUF373 family protein, with protein sequence MTTLVVCIDRDSPAAAACPVVGRDAVESLITQTGVVDPEDSRVNCFLEGLAVADELEAEGSSPVLAVVGGGSDSVGSDREIAGQIDSLVAEHDPDSAVVVVDSADDERLVPIIESRVQVDAVDRVVVRQARDIESTYYLLKQFLADEELRKTVLVPVGIIMLAFPLLLVVTSPTIAVGAIAAAIGVFLIYKGLGIDAYLSRLPSQTREALYSGQVSLVTYVVAAGLSLVGIFAGVLGVSAVGDISPFLLANRFAFASVPWLTGAALAASLGRLLDELIQQEGVRSAYVNLPFGAVAVGLVVRGFSAYFLERGGVFEPFQVPETNLGIVQVHGFTLEAGTRLALFILAGILISLVGVRVATYVSHTDIEDELVE encoded by the coding sequence GTGACTACGCTGGTGGTGTGTATCGACAGGGACAGTCCAGCCGCAGCGGCGTGTCCCGTCGTCGGCCGCGACGCCGTCGAGTCACTCATCACCCAGACAGGCGTCGTTGACCCGGAAGACAGCCGGGTCAACTGCTTCCTCGAAGGGCTCGCGGTCGCGGACGAACTCGAAGCCGAGGGGTCCTCGCCGGTCCTCGCCGTCGTCGGCGGCGGAAGCGACAGCGTCGGCTCGGACCGGGAGATCGCCGGCCAGATCGACAGCTTGGTCGCCGAGCACGACCCCGACTCCGCGGTCGTCGTCGTCGACAGTGCTGACGATGAGCGGCTGGTCCCCATCATCGAGAGCCGCGTTCAGGTCGATGCCGTCGACCGCGTCGTCGTCCGCCAGGCCCGTGACATCGAGTCGACGTACTACCTGCTCAAGCAGTTCCTCGCCGACGAGGAACTGCGCAAGACGGTGCTGGTCCCCGTCGGGATCATCATGCTCGCGTTCCCGCTGTTGCTTGTCGTCACCAGCCCGACCATCGCCGTCGGCGCTATCGCGGCCGCCATCGGCGTCTTCCTCATCTACAAGGGACTGGGTATCGACGCGTACCTTTCGCGACTCCCCAGCCAGACCCGGGAGGCGCTGTACTCAGGGCAGGTGTCGCTCGTGACCTATGTCGTCGCCGCTGGCCTCTCGCTCGTCGGCATCTTCGCCGGCGTGCTGGGCGTCTCTGCGGTCGGCGATATCAGTCCTTTCCTGCTGGCGAACCGCTTTGCCTTCGCCTCTGTGCCGTGGCTGACCGGCGCAGCGCTGGCCGCCTCGCTCGGCCGCCTGCTGGACGAACTCATCCAGCAAGAGGGGGTCCGGAGCGCGTACGTGAACCTCCCGTTCGGTGCGGTCGCGGTTGGGCTCGTCGTTCGCGGCTTTTCTGCGTACTTCCTCGAACGCGGTGGCGTGTTCGAGCCGTTTCAGGTGCCGGAAACGAACCTCGGCATCGTTCAGGTCCATGGGTTCACCCTAGAAGCTGGTACCCGCCTCGCGCTGTTCATCCTCGCAGGCATCCTCATCAGCCTCGTCGGCGTCCGGGTAGCGACCTACGTCAGCCACACCGATATCGAGGACGAACTGGTGGAATAG
- the sppA gene encoding signal peptide peptidase SppA, which translates to MAGTDDIVRGLLIVLVVGIGTVLGWVLFVRTPDNLAQLLGVLLVVAVAVATARIGSSVAGSLLPAHNVAEVAVEGPITRDGGGGITSPPVGASADDIVEQIERADSDRGSEALLLKLNTPGGEIVPSEDIRIAAEQFDGPTIAYATDVCASGGYDIAAGCDELWAREGSIVGSIGVVGSRVNAKELADRLGLSYEQFTAGEYKDAGVPLKEMTADEREYLQGIVDDYYDQFIDTVAEGREMDSETLKDTEARIFLGDEAEERGLVDRLGTRDDVEASLAQRLGEDVTIKEYEPERGLAGKLRGGAQQVAFALGAGIAGVADGDIEGLSFRR; encoded by the coding sequence ATGGCGGGCACAGATGACATCGTTCGTGGGTTACTGATCGTACTTGTCGTCGGCATTGGCACGGTCCTGGGCTGGGTGCTGTTCGTCAGAACGCCCGACAACCTCGCCCAGTTGCTCGGCGTCCTGTTGGTCGTCGCTGTCGCCGTCGCCACGGCCCGTATCGGCAGCAGCGTCGCCGGCTCCCTCCTCCCGGCACACAACGTCGCGGAGGTCGCCGTCGAAGGGCCGATTACCCGCGACGGCGGTGGCGGCATCACCAGCCCACCGGTCGGTGCATCGGCCGACGACATCGTCGAACAGATCGAACGCGCCGACAGCGACCGCGGCTCCGAGGCGCTGCTCCTGAAGTTGAACACGCCGGGCGGTGAAATTGTCCCCAGCGAGGATATCCGCATCGCCGCCGAGCAGTTCGACGGCCCGACCATCGCCTATGCGACGGACGTCTGTGCCAGCGGCGGCTACGACATCGCCGCTGGCTGTGACGAACTGTGGGCGCGTGAGGGCTCTATCGTCGGCTCAATCGGCGTCGTCGGCTCGCGGGTCAACGCCAAAGAACTGGCCGACCGTCTCGGCCTCTCCTACGAGCAGTTCACCGCCGGTGAGTACAAAGATGCCGGCGTGCCGTTGAAGGAGATGACTGCGGACGAGCGCGAGTACCTCCAGGGTATCGTCGATGACTACTACGACCAGTTCATCGATACCGTCGCCGAGGGCCGCGAAATGGACTCTGAGACGCTCAAAGACACCGAAGCGCGCATCTTCCTCGGCGACGAGGCGGAAGAACGTGGGCTCGTCGACCGGCTCGGAACGCGGGACGACGTCGAGGCGAGCCTTGCACAACGGCTGGGTGAGGATGTGACGATCAAGGAGTACGAGCCCGAGCGCGGACTGGCAGGGAAACTCCGCGGAGGCGCACAGCAGGTCGCCTTCGCCCTTGGCGCGGGTATCGCTGGCGTCGCCGACGGCGATATCGAGGGCCTCTCCTTCCGGCGATAG
- a CDS encoding proteasome assembly chaperone family protein — protein sequence MAFKPPAADTPDMAHIQVHRDDISLDSPTLVEGLPGVGLVGKIAADHLVDVYDMEYYASAHCEGLPEIAVYGADDPEVRPPVRLYADEERDLLVLQSDAPISPSGAKEFAGCMVSWFEANDATPIYLSGRPAEKDGVPDVYGVSTGDGAAMLEEADVNSPSENGAITGPTGALIHESQRVGLTSIGLIVEADQRFPDPEAARALLQTAISPLADFEVETEALVEQAEEIGRAKAQLAQQLQENQEESTSAQPLGMYQ from the coding sequence ATGGCTTTCAAGCCGCCGGCGGCCGATACCCCAGACATGGCACACATACAGGTCCACCGCGACGACATTTCGCTTGACTCCCCGACACTGGTCGAGGGGCTCCCGGGTGTCGGACTCGTCGGCAAGATAGCTGCCGACCACCTCGTCGATGTCTACGACATGGAGTACTACGCGTCGGCCCACTGCGAGGGGTTGCCAGAGATCGCCGTGTATGGAGCGGACGACCCGGAGGTTCGCCCGCCGGTCCGGCTGTATGCGGACGAAGAGCGTGACCTTCTGGTCCTCCAGAGCGATGCCCCGATCTCCCCGTCCGGCGCGAAGGAGTTTGCCGGCTGTATGGTCAGCTGGTTCGAGGCCAACGACGCGACACCGATCTACCTCAGCGGCCGTCCCGCCGAGAAAGACGGCGTTCCGGACGTGTACGGCGTCTCGACGGGTGACGGGGCGGCGATGCTGGAGGAGGCGGACGTGAACTCGCCCTCGGAGAACGGCGCGATCACCGGGCCGACCGGCGCGCTGATCCACGAATCACAGCGGGTCGGGCTGACGAGCATCGGGCTCATCGTCGAAGCCGACCAGCGGTTTCCTGACCCGGAAGCGGCGCGGGCGCTCCTGCAGACCGCCATCAGCCCGCTGGCCGACTTCGAGGTCGAGACCGAGGCGCTGGTCGAGCAGGCCGAGGAAATCGGTCGCGCCAAGGCGCAGCTCGCACAGCAACTTCAGGAAAATCAGGAGGAGAGCACGAGCGCACAGCCGCTCGGGATGTATCAGTAA
- a CDS encoding RsmB/NOP family class I SAM-dependent RNA methyltransferase: MEPLDRYRPIIDDFEAFIDACERPLPSAIRVNTIKATVERVRTALAEADIAYDPVDWHDGLFVLPEDSPGANWPYFHGWIHGQEEVSVIPATVLDPEPGERVWDACAAPGSKTTQLAALMEDTGEVVATDNNLGRISALRTNTERLGATTVAVTHEDGRNHSLKPFGGEGYDRALVDVPCSCEGTIRKNPDTLEDWSLSHVEGISGVQKGILKRAVEVTEPGGTVVYSTCTFAPEENEAVLDYVLDEVACEIVDYDLPLDHASGITEWQDESFDPSVTSAKRIYPHHNDTGGFFCAKLEVPAE; the protein is encoded by the coding sequence ATGGAACCACTCGACCGCTACCGACCCATCATCGACGACTTCGAGGCGTTCATCGACGCGTGTGAACGCCCGCTGCCGTCGGCTATCAGGGTCAACACGATCAAAGCCACCGTCGAGCGGGTCCGGACGGCGCTTGCGGAGGCAGACATCGCCTACGACCCCGTCGACTGGCATGACGGTCTGTTCGTCCTGCCCGAAGATTCACCGGGTGCGAACTGGCCGTACTTCCACGGCTGGATTCACGGTCAGGAGGAAGTGTCCGTGATTCCGGCGACCGTACTGGACCCCGAGCCCGGTGAGCGAGTCTGGGACGCCTGTGCGGCACCGGGGAGCAAGACGACCCAGCTCGCCGCGCTGATGGAGGATACCGGCGAAGTCGTCGCAACCGACAACAATCTCGGACGTATCTCGGCGCTGCGGACCAACACCGAGCGGCTGGGTGCGACGACGGTGGCCGTTACCCACGAGGACGGCCGCAACCACTCGCTCAAGCCATTCGGCGGCGAGGGATACGACCGGGCGCTCGTCGACGTCCCCTGTTCCTGTGAGGGAACGATTCGAAAGAATCCCGACACGCTGGAGGACTGGTCGCTCTCACACGTCGAAGGCATCTCCGGCGTGCAGAAGGGCATCCTCAAACGAGCCGTCGAAGTGACCGAGCCCGGCGGAACCGTCGTCTACTCCACCTGTACGTTCGCACCGGAAGAAAACGAGGCCGTGCTGGACTACGTGCTCGACGAGGTCGCCTGTGAAATCGTGGACTACGACCTCCCGCTCGATCACGCCTCGGGGATCACCGAGTGGCAGGACGAGAGCTTCGACCCGAGCGTGACTAGCGCCAAGCGCATCTACCCACATCACAACGATACGGGTGGGTTCTTCTGTGCGAAACTGGAGGTGCCCGCGGAATGA
- a CDS encoding ABC transporter ATP-binding protein, giving the protein MTDNPSVSEKYASLRRVALYRPALTGSIVAASLFVMLLEGVGLSFLFPILDAAQAGQSIPLQANGVTGRFLSAYAAAGLPRTLEFLLVGLACVMVVRYTASFTVKWLAAKLTQTYERDLKDRAYELAMGASVAYYDDKGSDDIMNTILTQTRYAGRVIGRIIQFFQQAILCLVYIGVALAIAPVLAVGAAVALGGVTAIIRYGIEPGYAVGDRVATANEQLQETTQAGTQGIRDVKLFGMRGGLLAEFRSTLDRYTATSVAVRRNQVAIGSLYRLSVSLLLFGLVYVAISFRALSIAELGVFLFAMLRLAPRLSSLSSTIYAIEGELPHLVRTHQFIDRLEAQQEPTGGQSVPDRIEEIAFENVSFAYEDEPVLADFSMAVDRGEFVGIVGESGGGKSTVVSLLTRLYTPDSGEVLANGTPISAYALEEWRETVAMVRQDPHIFNDTLRYNLTAGRDISDKTLYEVAEKALVLEFLDDLPQGLDTVLGDDGVKLSGGQRQRVALARALLADAEVLVLDEATSDLDSNLERQIHRTVETLDGDQTVIAIAHRLSTVSNADRIYTVEDGQVTEQGSHAELLDDDGTYAELYAMQGTAAAKSSSG; this is encoded by the coding sequence ATGACTGATAACCCCTCCGTCAGTGAAAAATACGCATCGTTGCGCCGCGTGGCGCTGTATCGGCCGGCGCTGACGGGGAGTATCGTTGCCGCCAGCCTCTTCGTAATGCTACTGGAGGGTGTTGGCCTCTCGTTCCTGTTTCCGATACTCGACGCCGCACAGGCGGGTCAGAGTATCCCGCTTCAGGCAAACGGCGTCACCGGTCGATTCCTTTCCGCGTACGCCGCTGCAGGACTCCCGCGCACACTCGAATTCCTGTTGGTCGGCCTCGCGTGCGTGATGGTTGTCCGGTACACAGCGTCGTTTACAGTGAAATGGCTCGCAGCAAAGCTTACACAGACGTACGAACGTGACCTCAAAGACCGGGCCTACGAACTGGCGATGGGCGCATCAGTCGCCTACTACGACGACAAGGGGTCCGACGACATCATGAACACGATTCTGACACAGACCCGCTACGCCGGGCGTGTCATCGGCCGGATTATCCAGTTCTTCCAGCAGGCAATCCTCTGTCTGGTGTATATCGGGGTCGCACTCGCTATCGCTCCGGTGCTGGCAGTCGGTGCAGCTGTCGCTCTCGGCGGTGTCACGGCGATCATCAGATACGGCATCGAGCCCGGGTACGCCGTTGGCGACCGTGTGGCGACGGCAAACGAACAGCTACAGGAGACAACACAGGCGGGGACGCAGGGTATCCGTGACGTGAAGCTGTTTGGTATGCGCGGCGGACTGCTTGCCGAGTTCCGGTCCACACTTGACCGGTACACCGCGACTAGCGTCGCCGTTCGCCGGAACCAGGTCGCAATCGGAAGCCTCTATCGGCTCTCGGTCTCGCTGCTCCTGTTTGGCCTCGTCTACGTCGCCATCAGTTTCCGGGCGTTGTCCATCGCGGAACTCGGCGTGTTCCTGTTCGCGATGCTCCGACTCGCCCCCCGGCTGAGTTCGCTCAGTTCCACCATCTACGCGATCGAGGGAGAACTCCCACATCTGGTCCGAACCCACCAGTTCATCGACCGTCTTGAAGCCCAGCAGGAGCCAACTGGCGGACAGTCGGTCCCGGACCGCATCGAGGAAATCGCGTTCGAGAACGTCTCGTTCGCCTACGAGGACGAACCAGTGCTTGCGGACTTTTCGATGGCCGTCGACCGAGGGGAGTTCGTCGGCATCGTCGGCGAGTCCGGCGGCGGCAAGTCGACAGTCGTCTCACTGCTCACGCGACTCTATACCCCGGATAGCGGTGAGGTTCTGGCGAACGGGACACCGATTTCGGCCTATGCGCTTGAGGAATGGCGTGAGACTGTTGCGATGGTTCGGCAGGACCCACATATCTTCAACGACACCTTGCGGTACAATCTCACTGCCGGCCGCGATATCTCCGACAAGACGCTCTACGAAGTCGCTGAGAAGGCACTCGTTCTCGAGTTTCTCGATGACCTTCCGCAGGGGCTCGACACGGTGTTAGGCGATGACGGCGTGAAACTCTCCGGCGGGCAGCGCCAGCGCGTCGCACTGGCCCGCGCACTTCTGGCCGATGCGGAGGTGCTCGTGCTCGATGAGGCCACCAGCGACCTCGACTCGAATCTGGAACGGCAAATCCATCGTACCGTCGAGACGCTTGATGGAGACCAGACCGTGATCGCGATCGCCCACCGACTCTCGACGGTTTCGAACGCCGACCGAATCTACACTGTTGAGGACGGGCAGGTCACAGAACAGGGCAGCCACGCCGAACTGCTCGACGACGACGGGACGTACGCGGAGCTGTACGCGATGCAGGGAACGGCAGCCGCGAAGTCTTCCAGCGGTTGA
- a CDS encoding PqqD family protein, with protein sequence MVAIDSGSTVVATDNCVTTTIDGEIVLLNNETGRYQGLSGVGPDIWERIQEPTEPVEIVSALVGEYDVERDRAANDVERFLETLAAEQLINVDSSPTP encoded by the coding sequence ATGGTCGCGATAGATTCTGGGTCGACTGTCGTCGCAACTGATAACTGTGTCACCACAACTATCGACGGCGAAATCGTGCTGCTCAACAACGAGACGGGGCGGTATCAGGGCCTGTCAGGGGTCGGACCGGATATCTGGGAGCGAATTCAGGAACCGACTGAGCCAGTGGAAATTGTCTCGGCGCTGGTCGGGGAGTACGATGTCGAGAGAGACCGAGCGGCAAATGACGTGGAACGCTTTCTGGAAACGCTTGCCGCGGAGCAACTCATCAATGTCGATTCGAGCCCGACTCCGTGA
- a CDS encoding lasso peptide biosynthesis B2 protein: protein MSIRARLREFRALSRAQKLLLCEAVVLIVASKVLLAVAGLEDAERYFGMVSQYLPCHRQSGSPESVRWAVLTAGSRLPGTYDCLDRALTGSTLLVVNDLPHRLRFGVDTQSETFEAHAWIESNGDVLIGDVDDFGRFRALTEREVRG from the coding sequence ATGTCGATTCGAGCCCGACTCCGTGAGTTCAGGGCGTTGTCACGGGCGCAGAAGCTATTGCTCTGTGAAGCAGTGGTACTAATCGTTGCGAGCAAGGTCCTGCTTGCAGTCGCTGGGCTGGAGGACGCAGAGCGCTATTTCGGTATGGTGTCTCAGTACCTCCCGTGTCATCGTCAGTCCGGGTCACCAGAGTCAGTGCGGTGGGCGGTTCTGACAGCGGGATCACGTCTTCCGGGCACTTACGATTGTCTTGACCGGGCACTCACTGGTAGCACACTGCTGGTAGTCAACGACCTGCCGCATCGTCTCCGCTTCGGCGTGGACACCCAGTCCGAGACGTTCGAGGCTCACGCTTGGATCGAGTCAAACGGTGATGTCCTTATCGGGGATGTCGACGACTTTGGGCGTTTCCGAGCACTCACGGAACGCGAAGTACGTGGCTAA
- a CDS encoding nucleotidyltransferase family protein, protein MLTEAEPELQVVVDCARTAIVTGASPDPPPLDDTPDWDRVVELARYHGVVQFLYEGLEAMARESSAAFTVPETVLTRLGSIVQGKRMRNLAFTTELQEILERFETRGVRAVPFKGPVLSAAAYDDATVREYNDLDLLVHPEDIPAAADILEERGYEWRGGTPRLDDAALLGGPVTKAIVHEYEMRGPEFDVELRWRVGDAERPFSTPFGELWDRRDTVAVGGQPLPALAQPDRLLVLAFHGTKHRWYLLKWLCDFVAALESTETDWSHVLARARETGVERNLLLGAALAHAVFGYALPAPILDRLRTDDRVTELAEAVVESLADGTPQAPTQFEAARFYLAASDSVTALVPLLLLHSSLHPTYSEYQFCPLPGPLHPLYYVIWPLRLLLEVPQWQRQRSEEPLDEAT, encoded by the coding sequence ATGCTGACGGAGGCGGAACCCGAACTGCAGGTGGTGGTCGACTGTGCTCGGACCGCGATCGTCACCGGCGCTTCCCCCGATCCTCCCCCGCTGGATGACACGCCGGACTGGGACCGCGTCGTTGAACTCGCCCGGTATCACGGCGTCGTGCAATTCCTCTATGAGGGGCTGGAAGCGATGGCACGCGAGAGCAGTGCTGCGTTCACCGTACCAGAGACTGTGTTGACACGACTTGGCAGCATAGTGCAGGGAAAACGGATGCGGAATCTCGCGTTCACGACCGAGCTACAGGAGATACTAGAACGCTTCGAGACACGCGGTGTCCGCGCGGTACCGTTCAAGGGACCGGTGCTTTCGGCCGCTGCTTACGACGACGCAACGGTGCGTGAATATAATGACCTAGATCTGCTCGTCCATCCGGAAGATATCCCCGCCGCTGCGGATATTCTCGAAGAGCGAGGATACGAGTGGCGCGGGGGCACGCCGCGGTTGGACGACGCCGCGCTGTTGGGCGGTCCCGTGACGAAGGCAATCGTTCACGAGTACGAGATGCGCGGTCCGGAGTTCGACGTGGAACTCCGCTGGCGCGTGGGCGACGCCGAGCGACCGTTTTCCACACCGTTCGGTGAACTCTGGGATCGTCGTGACACCGTAGCGGTCGGCGGCCAACCGCTTCCAGCACTTGCACAGCCAGATCGGCTACTCGTGTTAGCGTTCCACGGAACCAAGCACCGCTGGTATCTCCTGAAGTGGCTCTGTGATTTCGTTGCGGCGCTGGAGTCGACGGAAACCGACTGGTCACACGTCCTCGCTCGGGCGCGGGAAACTGGTGTCGAGCGGAACCTACTGCTCGGGGCTGCGCTCGCCCATGCTGTCTTCGGGTACGCTCTCCCAGCCCCAATTCTGGACCGTCTGCGAACGGACGACCGCGTCACCGAATTAGCAGAGGCCGTCGTCGAGTCGCTGGCCGACGGGACACCACAGGCACCCACGCAGTTCGAGGCCGCTCGGTTTTACCTGGCTGCCAGCGATTCGGTAACTGCGCTGGTACCGCTCCTACTGTTGCATTCGTCACTTCACCCGACTTACTCGGAGTACCAGTTTTGTCCGCTCCCCGGTCCGCTGCATCCGCTGTACTACGTCATCTGGCCGCTCCGACTTCTCCTCGAAGTGCCACAGTGGCAGCGACAGCGGTCCGAAGAGCCACTTGACGAAGCGACCTGA